Sequence from the Maniola jurtina chromosome 18, ilManJurt1.1, whole genome shotgun sequence genome:
TTCGAACTTAATCTCCAACGGGAAATTGGCTAATAAATAAGAATATTGTATgaataactagcgacccgccccagatagcttattaataatttcgtagggatctctatttttttgaaattaaaatatagcctatgccactcaagtaatataatgtagctttctactggtgacaGAATTTTctaaatcagttcagtagttccaatgattaccccctacaaacaatctataaactttacctctttataaagatgaaaaaatattttcgctTTTGATTCAAAACTGTAAATTTAACAATAACTTAGACTTAGGCAATAAAATCAGCtctgtaaaaataaacaaaacattatAACACGGACAGAGGAGCGTCAAATGAAACTCACTGAATTAACacgtaaaacatttttatttacaaaatttatttacatttcgatctaaattataattaatacaatataatttatGGAACGTTTATGCAATCGAGTGATGTGTAATagacgtatttttattttaaatgtttattaagACTTATCTTAGACTATCTATActgtttatattaaaaatttacagaGGCTTATTTACAGTTGcattaacaaataataagacAACGTAATCAAGTCGTATCCAAAGTTTGAAATTGACTCATTCAGTTCTACATTTCTAAATTAATCCCAATAGTAATACTTAGTGAAAATTTTTGGATGAAAGCTAATTTACACGTGACTGAAAAGTCTCATGAAGTTTTTTACAACCGCGTTAGACACAGTTACTTTGGGCACCaaaaaataagtataggtataggtataaagAAATCTTATTTAAATGTCATTACAATTCAAATGGTTGaaactaaattttataataattaaatataaaaaattacaaatcaaaaatattgtCTAAACTTCTGTAACGAATCAAGCCAGatcgctggctgcgttacctcgttgaatggccagactaatacgAGATGAATTTGAGAAATTTTGAGGAACATTTGAGGAAAAATTATGGTTCCACTTAGCCCAAAGTAAAAAGGTTTGAAGAAAAAGGGGGAGACCTTTGTCTAGGTTtctatataaaaacaaatatacattaattatttaaattaaagaaaactAATCATCGGTTcatatagataaaataaatattaagccGACACCACACATGAGAGCAAGGAATTGAAGAAATACCTTGTTTTTTATTGGGATACAAGAAAAATTTAGcgaatatttatgtatttgaaCATTTCTGGTGCACACGTCTGTAGGCaaatcttaatatttattttatgtattcaAGCACTCGTACGGACGTTAATAATATGTCTACGAGTATATTTTAGATAATGAGTAACGTATTTTACATACGCACATCTATCTTGAAACAAAGTTTGCAGGGTAGGTTCATTAGACACTGTCAACGCGGTAATTAATAACACTGTCACAAATGAGTTATGCAATATTGATGACATTATCAATTACGTTATAGATTCTCAGTCATTATGCATGCACCCTTCATGTTTGCACCGCTAACGAGGTGTACTTACCTGGCATTACTCCTGCCCTAATTATCTCTCTGGTGAGAGTTAGTCGTAGTTACTCGTAGTTACGACCCTACTGGCAAAGACATactgccaagtgatttagcgttccagtacgaagacgtttttttttctctctcgtctggctttacaaagattagccaatgtcaagtttgtagttatttgtaacaagttagttaaactatacaagtgtggaccccgtctgtgccggcgctcgccgacatacgcacggcacccccttagagcgctttccagtcagttttaacaaaaaaaaaacactccaaaaaaggcagagcacgaccgccagccatcgatgtatatggattagcctttcccatacaattccgtccgcaaaaatacgcttgaatcttacgtcatcgtcattgacaaagtcaagagacttttgcaatttctcttgacttttgagcgcgttttttatcttcgaagggcccatccattcCAAGGGCGGCATCGATGTATACATCGAtgccgccagctaacaccaacacagacgaagtccgtacGAAGACGTGTAAGTAGAAATCGATTAGGGGTATCAGCTAgcgaattataataatacatggAATTTTCAgttatacttacattttttggctcaaaatattattatttgtaggcatacaaaaatactttttataaattaattcaatttaaactaaataaaacatCTCCAAAATCCGAATTCAAACTAACAAAATATTCTGATAGTTTATTAAAGCTTTTACtgacgaaaaaaattaaatattgaatttcaaacaaataaataaaatattgctgactgagttttcaattttttctgagCTTGATTGATAGATAGCTCTACTCGAATAAAAAATTCGTACCTATCGGAATTCCAAAGCGAATTTATCTTCTTAATATTCTGaatgtataattataatttaattaaaagttgatgaagaaaaataattttagcttAGAATTATTAATTTGCTTTATCAAAATTTTTTAGCATGTCTTTAATAAAAACACCAACAGAAATACCGAGTtgttagtaattttattatgaatgaagtttaaaaaaaataaccaaatacattgacataacttttagaagaattatttttatgatgGGTGTTCAGAATATACTTAGGCTTCAAGTAGACGATCTGTTTTAGAGCCGCATAGCATACATCAGCAGTATACCAcattttaataaactttcatGTTTTCATGTTTCATGGTACAAGAAGCAGGATTCTTTGTTTATAGAAACAGAAATAGAAAGACTTCTTATATTCAGGTAAACTCAAAACAGCTTTTAGATCTTCTCTACTAAACCATTGGTTAttggttaaaataatattaggtatgtccTATATAATCTGGCGATACAATATTTAGCGATTGGATAGTCTTAgaattttttgttcaaataaatattcgaaaaaaaaaaatatgacagtAGGAATTCGATATTACTTTTTAACATCCATTTTTGGCTCTATGTTCTTATTTTTGCCTGAGTGCGTTGCTCAATACGCTTGCCTACCGTGTATATGGGCCTTAACAAACTGATGCAAACAATACACCTATTTTACATTTATGATTAAAACTATTGTTAACTAAATGTTTACTTTAATTTGATAAACTAAATATGTTGGTTTAAATGTAAATTGCGACACATTTGGTTGTTTATATTGCACTTAGTATGGgctcaattttattttgtccGTGGGAAATACGTTTTGGTATAGCAATTTATACCGACAATGTTGTCTTAAttgaatatacataatatttaattcatGATTAAAATGTATCATCATTTATGTTCGCTCGTCTTGAACTGTAACTAGGATAAACtttttttcaatcgccaaattaaatttaacaacgagttaatttgattttttggtacatttatattattctaCATCAAATTTACTCCCTAGCTAAATATATTTtcgcgattgaaaaatcggttcTACGAAAATTATAACTTAAAGAATTTTGTGGCATTACTATCTAATTTAATCAGACGgtaattacataattttatagtaATTCGTTTCTTCATACCCCAGTTTATTTACTATCGTTTACATCATGCATTTTATGCGTTTACATATAACATTACTTTTTCAGGTCATCTGGATATGAGTGTAGAACTAgataaagattttaatttagtttggaaATTTGAATATAGTGATATTATTGAATGGAGAATGATGTCAGTTAGTTCTTTTCTTAGGTTAAGGGTTATTAGTAATATTAGGGCGTAGTTTGATGATGTTTGTATAGCGTTGCTTTGCATCGCTGCTGGGCGTTCTCCGCTTACGACGTGTACGACCACCGATGCAGAATCTGAGGAAAAAAGATTATTATGAgctgattattttattaaaaccacACCATTTTATAAACTTtcatttagtttatttatttatttaaaagaaagatTAAGGCACTTAacataaaagttatttatttatttgcataatgtgtgtataAAAGATGATATATATGATTACAAGTTTCAGCACATTAGCCATAGTGGCGTACAAATATTGTGTTAGTTATATCTACATGCGGTTCGTTAAATGAGAcgaaaaaaaacaaatcagacatggaaataaaataaaaaaataattaaaaagtacactacaaaaatatataatactttaatataatactttcaaatttttgtattgaaaatatttaatatctgCGTCCAACGTGCTACGAGCTACGAGTACGTGCTACGCTGTATGCATAGATGTAGTTAGAGGTTCTATGCGTGATTCAATGTCTTGAAATTACGAACAGTCTTTGACGTCAGACGTCTAAGACCAAAACCTAATGTAGAAAAAGTTGAAGTGCAACAACGCACTCTCTTTTACGCAAGAAACCGTTTACGAGCTTATGCCAACTAAATACGTGAAGATAGCCGTAACAAATCAATCTACACcaacttataatggaaatcacttacgatagtttaaacgctaaaactGGTTACTCTTACCAGAACTACTAGGTGCACAGGTATAGTTCCCCGAGTCCCGAGGTGATGCGCGTGCTATCAAAAGTCTGCTGGTTCGCGTCCTCTGTTCTGTCTCCACGCTTATGCCACCGCGCTGTGCGTAGTTCACCACGTTGGCGCCACGGTACCAGTAGATGAAACTGGACAAAGTAACACtggattaaataataaaaaactgtgCTGATATAAATATATTGATGTGGGAACAACGCATAAAACTTCTGTATGCCTTTATCAGAAAAGAAAAGTTATAGCTGTTGATTTTTGGATGAAATTGTACTAAGTACTGATTTAGTAAAGATTTTCAGTGTTATGGACTTTACAGTTTGATAAGTCATTGTTTGAACATGTTCCAGAAGCagataagtattatttaactatttttgaCGAATAATTAAAATGTTCTCTCAAATTAAACTTGTGCGAGGACACAGGTCTCAACTCGAAGACGCTTAGAAGCGGTAGAACTGAGTCTGTCtagatattatatattatttattaataggtatacctagataaaaatctgtactaaacatattatgtactGAGTTGCGTTTCATGAACACACAATAATTTGCGACGCGTTTGGCAGTAGATAAACTATACCCAATCCGCGGAAAGACATTAGTATaccgctctctctgttacgtgatcccatacaaatgatagaggcaaaaatctcagtgggcattaactattttgagtcactaaccaatcacaaacggaaCTACGTTTtataattgaattttgaatgttttatgaaaatattttcgaattgaatttcgaatgtttttgaaaaaatgtcTGTGATAGGTCAgtgactcaaaatagttaaTGATTGGGCTCTCAGGCCAGAACTTAGATTcaagtagaaaataatattattacctcgGAGGATCTGGCGCGTGTCTGGCTATGCAAGTAAGATTAATATCGGACCCGGCGCGTACAAACAACTCCGGCCCTGATAGGATTTCCGCTTTGGAAACTGGAACAAAACATCCTTATTAAATCGACATCATTTTCCTTCTTTTTTGCCTGAATGTTATAAGGAAACTACTTAATAAGATTCCATCAGACTTAATGCTttttatattgtacctactaattgaatcctaataatattatttatgtgaaagtttggatgtttgttattcaatcacgcAACATTGATTTAActggtttggctgaaattgggaatggagatagcttatactaaactactttcatcccggagagttcccgcgggatttaaataaacatatatatCCAAGCAGATGAAGTTGCGACCAATATCCAGTAATTTATACCATATTCATTTTATTACATACTAACTAATACCCGGCATGTATCACATGTACATGCCTATTGTACGTCGATGGTACTACGTTAGAAGTTGGTACTATGTTGGGATTTCCcgcaagtcccaacaacaacCTTTTTAAAATCATCAATCCACGCGGTTGAAGTCAAGGGCGACAGCTAGaatctaacaaaaaatattttgatatcaaggttaattcaaaaaaaattacaaatagtacctattcatatttttttatcatcgaAAACAAAAGAATAACAAATAAGAACATTTTTCCGGGAATAATCTTAACGAGATTATAAATATTGCAAATTCCTAATAGGTAATATTCAAATTCATTGTAATTTATTTGcgttttaatgaatattaaaaattctCTTTGTATAAAAAGCTAATCTTTGGAGGATCTACAAGAATTAAAATATTGAGAGATAAagcatttttcattattaaaccTCTTGTGCCAGtattttagtaagtacttaagGCTATGCCTTCCTTTTTTGTGCCAAAAATTGAAACCGGATGGGTAGCAGGTATACgtgtaaaaataagtaacagAAGGATAAAGAAAAAATACTATTGGCACTTTaggatttataatataatttttttacgagTTATAGTTAATTAAACTTGTATAACAacatgaatatattattattgttatattttttatactacaACTTTGAGAAAAATATATTACGTTCTAATCTTTTGTCTTCTAGAAAAGTACCCTTAATCAAGAAACAAAATCTGTAGGTAATCTTTTTATCAAGGAAATGTTTTAGCTGGCAGCTTTTCGCTTGTACATTTTCCACAAAGGCATTCGCTTACGGCCTCAACTAAAGCCTATGATTAAGAAAGCTGAAAGTTGCCGACGCAGCTTAGTTCTTAAGCTGTGCTTGCAAGTTCGAGACAGCCAACACATGTAAGGGATTTAATCTGTTTTTGAGAACGCCTTGTTATTTATTACTACTAGGTATACTTTTACGAGGCTCTTTAGTTTAATCGCCAGACACTTAGTACGTTATTAAATAGGATAGGTAAGAGCATGTAAAATTGGCATAACAAGGtgtttataattttcttttattagatAATGTTTCTTTGATGatgattaggtattattatggtAAGTACTTCAAAACAAGCATACTTGTAATAATCAAATAgatatatgaatttaaaaaagcaGAGAACCCGACTGTCGTACACTGATACCAAGTTATAATACTATGACAATCGAGacatacagttttattgaaattgattaaaatttaattcatattaaacaaaaaatcgAATGATTCCGTGAATGTCCATTTGTCGGTGATCACTCGTAATTGCAGAATTGAAATTAAACCTACGCGTATCTAAGCCTATAGTACTACAAAAGAGCGAAACAGTACGAATATACACGATCGATTTGATTATAATATTCTGCTATTCTCGGAGAGTATAACATTTCATTATAATGTTGtaaaaaattgaatataaaagtagatttgaataaaaatattatgaacctatttTGAATGGTTTTTGAGCTTGTTATCATTATGTTTTTGCGTGACAACTttgcattttaatttataaatcacGGATGAAAAACACTGAATACAGTATGAGACGTGAAACTATGCCCCTCGTAGGCGGTTGTAACTTTGGAATTGGAACATGTATTTCACCAACGGCGCTTTCAACATAGAATGTCactcaaattaaaattttgtattgacGTCCCTACGAATGAACTCATaatgtaagtatgtaataaGTCAAGTATTTAACTCATCTACTACTCGtccattaattttgaatttgtattgtGTCAGAGGTGCATTTCAAATATTATGACGACACTCGATATGAAATccttgaaattatttaaaactagccgatgcccgtgacttcgcccgcgtggatttaggttttttgaaatcccgtgggaattctttgattttccgggataaaaagtagcctatgtgctaatctaggatattacctatctccattttaaatttcagccaaatccgtccagtagtttttgcgtgaaggagtaacaaacatacacacacacacacacacacacacacacacacacacacacacacacacacacacacacacacacacacatacaaactttcgcctttataatattagtgtgatatgaaaAAGATTCATTTCAGTTACGCatcggaaaacgcagcgttggaagaatCGCACTTGGTGGATGGACATCTCAACCTGTGTTCTGAgcagatttttgaaaacatctATACCCAGTAGTTATAGTATTGTACAATACAATTTTCACTTCATTTCACTTAtattggttaaaaaaaataacaatataaatactAGGAGCTTGTTGTATTTCGTTCCTTAGAGTGTCACACATTTTGTCTTCACAGTGCAACGTCCTGTTCGCGCATCAGGGGTTTTTGCAATCAATCTTATGGTTGAAGTAATAAACTTACCTACAACCGTTAGCCAGAACGATAAACTGATCTTAGGCTCTGTAGACACTTGACACTCGTAACCGCCGGAGTCGCGCGGTTGAGCGTGGGCGACCCGCAACGTCCATTCATCCGAGCCGTCAGTGTGAAGTGCTGCGAAACGCGCGTCGCTGCTGTACGTGTGAACACCCACTGTGAGGATGTGGAGGTCCCGTTTGCGGATCCAAGATACCTGTGAACAATATTTTAGTATTAGTTCAATAAAGTTAGTCTAATATTAGTTGAAACTCTATCGCCGCGGCTGGTTCGAAGAAAAATCTAAACAGGTTATTAGTATACTCGTTATTTGTACCACCACAAGAAGGATTATagtaaaagaacaaaaaaaaaacacagacagaaaaaggatacaaaaggcggccttatcgctaattagccatctctaccaggcaaccttgaGGAAAAACAGACTGCAGGTGGTGTCTAATAAATTGATTATCATGTGCATACATTCATACATTTTTGTGTATGTCTCATAAATATTACCACTAGCACAagatttactttaaaatatgcTTTACCCTTTAAGtatgttattaaataattgACGTCTATTACGAAAACTTAACATAAAAATCAAGTCAAAGTAAATGTACAAACAGAGTGGAACGGGTTGTTCAATTCACCACTatatggacgaagtcgcggcaaaAAATGAGACTAAAATAGTTTCCCTAGCCCTTACTGACCCATTTCAAATCTCGCTCACATGTATTTAGATAAATAGCACTACGACAAGGCCGAAACAATTCATTCAAAGGGAATTTGGggatcataaaaataaatcttcgGCCATTTAGATTACATGTTTTGCCAAACGAGAGGTTTAATTGCATTCCAGCGTTTTATTGGTTGCCCAATTACAATGAACATTCCTAATTTATAAGGCTTTTATTGTTTGCTGAGTATCCATCTAATTGTCAACAATTTTTGAGGTAATCAACGAGTTATGCTGTCGTCGATAGTACAGTGCATGATAGTTAGGGATCTTGCAACAAAACATGAGGCTTGCCTATACTAGTAAGCGTCGAATGTTACCTATATTTTGACTCTAgataggctatgaaacgactaggtttCTTTGATTTCATATCATCCTGGATAGGTTGGCCTGATATTTGACAGATCGTCAATTCACGATCAAACCGAGAGTATCCTCTCTAGCTCACTCTGTTGGTAGTTTAATGGCGTAAGGACGTAAGACAACGGTCtggttcaaacttcaaacattacggaatacggaacccttcgtatgcgagtccaactcgcacttgaccggttttttgtatAAAAGGTTGGTTaccagtttttaaaaaaaacaaaaccagTTCTTACAACAAGAATAACAAAAATACTCTTTAATATACAAACGTCAGTCCCACGCACTTTCGCGAAACGTAATTTCCAGTCTGACTAAGAGCCCTAACACACTGGGATGCCATGGGGACGTCGCTGGCTACATAGCTAAGGCCATCTCTGGctaccattttttattttattttttgttgacgggggggaaatcttcacaagatacccgacctctttgaggagagatcgggttatgtgggatttgtacccactaaaaccccctcgatggccatcctcagcgcatattaagaggctccgggaactcttacgaacgtgcgccggtgcctcccCTGCGCGACGCCCAACTATTAGTCTCTGGCTACCAACTGTAGTCACATGAGTCAAATAAGTTAACAACAACACTAGCGAACACAATGTTGCCAGCCCGTAGCCGAGTGGGTTAACTGTCATATATTTCAATACGAATTgtttgttgtatagaagcaggcgtttctttgccaaagttcatgatatacaaagacccaaaaccttaatttgctataatccgctaaactaaGGAAATCTGTGTGGTGTCGCATGCGATGTTACACCACACAGATTTTTCTGGTTTAGCGAACTAAAGCAAACTAAGCATTTGGTTCTTTGTACGAATTGTCTGGATACGTAGCCGGCGTCGTCACCATAGCATCGCAGTGTCTTAACGCTCTTAGCTCTTATTGTAAGCATCACTTTACT
This genomic interval carries:
- the LOC123874441 gene encoding hemicentin-2-like isoform X2, whose protein sequence is MWLPALLCMLTQLGLSAGGSDTTDPDAIFAVNNVTAATDTMVQPHFDNTTKREYTAAVGQPAYLHCRVKNLSDRSVSWIRKRDLHILTVGVHTYSSDARFAALHTDGSDEWTLRVAHAQPRDSGGYECQVSTEPKISLSFWLTVVVSKAEILSGPELFVRAGSDINLTCIARHAPDPPSFIYWYRGANVVNYAQRGGISVETEQRTRTSRLLIARASPRDSGNYTCAPSSSDSASVVVHVVSGERPAAMQSNAIQTSSNYALILLITLNLRKELTDIILHSIISLYSNFQTKLKSLSSSTLISR
- the LOC123874441 gene encoding hemicentin-2-like isoform X1, with the protein product MWLPALLCMLTQLGLSAGGSDTTDPDAIFAVNNVTAATDTMVQPHFDNTTKREYTAAVGQPAYLHCRVKNLSDRSVSWIRKRDLHILTVGVHTYSSDARFAALHTDGSDEWTLRVAHAQPRDSGGYECQVSTEPKISLSFWLTVVVSKAEILSGPELFVRAGSDINLTCIARHAPDPPSVTLSSFIYWYRGANVVNYAQRGGISVETEQRTRTSRLLIARASPRDSGNYTCAPSSSDSASVVVHVVSGERPAAMQSNAIQTSSNYALILLITLNLRKELTDIILHSIISLYSNFQTKLKSLSSSTLISR